The Mya arenaria isolate MELC-2E11 chromosome 16, ASM2691426v1 genome includes a window with the following:
- the LOC128222311 gene encoding zinc finger protein 160-like: MCDASLSHKQRIGTRMPIKTGEKPYKCDICDAVFSKKPYLKTHLRIHTGEKPYKCDICDSTFSQKPNLRTHIRIHTGEKLFKCDICDATFSQKNTLRTHRRIHTGEKPYKCDICDAVFSHKPYLKRHMRIHTGEKPYKCEICEATFLRKQHLKSHTLYHTGKKPFKCEICFAAFSKKTNLKPHMRVHTGEKPYKCDICDASFSHKQSICTHMRIHTGEKPYKCDKCDAAFSHKPSLRKHMRIHTGEKPYKCERCDAAFSQKHHLRTHIRNHKEEKSFKCEICVAAFSVHKKLKTHMRVHTGEKPFKCERYDASFINKQRLDRHMLIHTGEKPYKCEICDATFSQKTYLRTHMRIHTGEKPYKCNICATAFSYKPSLMTHRRIHTGEKLYKCDICATTLSRKAHLETHMRIHTGEKPYTCNICDAAFSQTPNLSRHMRIHIGEKPFKCDICDATFPQKNNLSTHMRIHTGEKPYKCDICAAAFSYKTSLKTHRRIHTGEER, encoded by the coding sequence ATGTGTGATGCTTCGCTTTCACATAAACAGCGTATTGGTACACGCATGCCAATTAAGACTGGAGAGAAACCATACAAGTGTGACATATGTGATGCTGTTTTTTCGAAAAAACCTTATCTTAAGACACACTTGCGAATTCATACAGGAGAAAAACCGTACAAGTGTGACATATGTGATTCTACTTTTTCACAAAAGCCTAATCTTAGGACACACATACGAATTCACACAGGAGAGAAACTGTTCAAGTGTGACATATGTGACGCTAcgttttcacaaaaaaatactCTTAGGACCCACAGGCGAATTCACACTGGAGAGAAACCGTACAAGTGTGACATTTGTGATGCTGTTTTTTCACATAAACCTTATCTTAAGAGACACATGCGAATTCATACTGGTGAGAAACCGTACAAGTGTGAAATATGTGAGGCTACCTTTTTAAGAAAACAGCATCTTAAGTCACACACCCTATATCACACAGGAAAGAAGCCGTTCAAGtgtgaaatatgttttgctgctttttcaaagaaaacgaACTTAAAACCCCACATGCGAGTTCACACAGGAGAAAAACCGTACAAGTGTGACATTTGTGACGCTTCTTTTTCCCATAAACAGAGCATTTGTACACACATGCGAATTCACACTGGAGAGAAACCGTACAAGTGTGACAAATGTGACGCTGCTTTTTCACACAAACCCAGTCTTAGAAAACACATGCGAATTCATACAGGAGAAAAACCGTATAAGTGTGAAAGATGTGACGCGGCTTTTTCACAAAAACATCATCTTAGGACCCACATCCGAAATCATAAAGAAGAGAAGTcattcaagtgtgaaatatgTGTTGCTGCTTTTTCAGtgcataaaaaattaaaaacccACATGCGAGTTCACACAGGTGAAAAACCGTTCAAGTGTGAAAGATATGACGcttcttttataaataaacagcGTCTTGATAGACACATGCTAATTCACACTGGAGAAAAACCATACAAGTGTGAAATATGTGACGCTACTTTTTCGCAAAAAACTTATCTCAGGACACACATGCGAATTCATACTGGAGAGAAACCGTACAAGTGTAACATATGTGCCACTGCCTTTTCATACAAACCTAGTCTTATGACACACAGGCGAATCCACACAGGAGAAAAACTGTACAAGTGTGACATATGTGCCACTACTTTGTCCCGAAAAGCTCATCTTGAGACACACATGCGGATTCACACAGGTGAAAAGCCTTACACCTGTAatatatgtgatgctgctttttcACAAACGCCTAATCTTAGCAGACACATGCGAATTCACATTGGAGAGAAACCTTTCAAGTGTGACATATGTGACGCTACGTTTccacaaaaaaataatctaagCACACACATGCGTATTCACACTGGAGAGAAACCGTACAAGTGTGACATATGTGCCGCTgctttttcatataaaactagTCTTAAGACACACAGGAGAATTCACACAGGAGAAGAACGGTAA